Proteins found in one Anabas testudineus chromosome 1, fAnaTes1.2, whole genome shotgun sequence genomic segment:
- the pgm2 gene encoding phosphoglucomutase-2, giving the protein MELGLSTTGDKTLDEAVRLWLQYDKNPKTVALVQDLVKEGAVEALKKCFSSRMEFGTAGLRAAMGPGISCMNDLTIIQTTQGFCCYLEESFGNLKERGVVIGYDARAHPVSGGSSKRFASLAAAVFISRGVPVYLFSDITPTPFVPFTVSHLGLCAGIMVTASHNPKQDNGYKVYWENGAQIVSPHDKGISKAIEENLKPWPESWKTEEALKKPLLKDPFQDIHTQYFKAIQKHCHHREINKSSEVKIVHTSVHGVGHTFVQSAFKAFDLHPPYAVEEQKDPDPEFPTVKYPNPEEGEGVLTLSFALAEKEGATVVLANDPDADRLAIAEKQKSGQWRVFSGNELGALLGWWIFRCWKEQNSDAAAVKNLYMLSSTVSSKILRAIALKEGFHFEETLTGFKWMGNRASDLLDQGKTVLFAFEEAIGYMCSPSVLDKDGVSAAAIAGEMISYLATKNTSLSQQLSTIYEEYGYHISKNSYFICHDQEVIRSLFERLRNYTGQKDSYPKECGRFSISAVRDLTTGYDSNQPDNKAILPTSSSSQMITFTFSNGGVATMRTSGTEPKIKYYTELCAAPGNSDVTRLKKELDELVDAIVENFFEPQKNKLLPKPE; this is encoded by the exons ATGGAGCTCGGCTTGTCAACAACCGGTGATAAAACGCTGGACGAGGCTGTGAGGCTGTGGCTGCAGTATGATAAG AATCCCAAAACAGTGGCTTTGGTGCAGGACCTGGTGAAGGAAGGAGCAGTGGAGGCTCTGAAGAAATGCTTCTCCTCCAGGATGGAGTTTGGTACGGCAGGTCTGAGAGCAGCTATGGGCCCCGGCATATCCTGTATGAATGACCTCACTATCATCCAGACCACACAG GGTTTCTGTTGCTATCTGGAGGAGAGTTTTGGGAACCTAAAGGAGCGGGGTGTGGTGATTGGTTACGACGCCCGAGCTCACCCTGTCAGCGGGGGCAGCAGTAAGCGCTTTGCCAGCttggcagctgctgttttcatcagcCGAGGGGTTCCTGTCTATCTGTTTTCTGACATCACCCCCACACCCTTTGTG CCTTTCACAGTTTCCCACCTGGGTCTGTGTGCTGGTATCATGGTGACTGCCTCTCACAACCCCAAACAGGACAATGGCTACAAG GTGTACTGGGAGAACGGTGCCCAGATTGTGTCTCCTCATGATAAAGGAATCTCCAAGGCCATAGAGGAGAACCTCAAGCCTTGGCCTGAGTCCTGGAAAACAGAGGAGGCTCTGAAAAAACCCTTACTTAAAGATCCCTTCCAGGACATCCACACACAATATTTCAAAGCCATCCAGAAGCACTGTCATCACAG GGAAATAAACAAGAGTTCAGAGGTGAAGATTGTGCATACGTCTGTGCATGGCGTTGGTCACACATTTGTCCAGTCAGCTTTCAAGGCTTTTGACCTTCACCCACCATACGCTGTAGAGGAACAGAAAGATCCAGACCCAGAATTTCCCACTGTCAAATATCCCAATCctgaggagggagagggagtcCTG ACGCTGTCATTTGCACTGGCAGAGAAAGAAGGAGCTACTGTAGTGTTGGCAAATGACCCCGATGCTGATCGACTGGCCATTGCTGAGAAGCAGAAAAG tggACAGTGGCGAGTGTTTAGTGGGAATGAGTTGGGAGCGTTGCTCGGTTGGTGGATTTTCCGCTGCTGGAAAGAGCAAaactctgatgctgctgctgtaaaaaatCTCTATATGCTCTCGAGCACCGTCTCATCCAAGATTCTGCGCGCCATTGCTCTCAAGGAGGGCTTCCACTTTGAG GAAACGCTAACAGGGTTCAAGTGGATGGGGAACAGAGCCAGCGACCTTTTGGACCAGGGCAAGACTGTCCTCTTTGCTTTTGAGGAGGCCATAG GGTATATGTGTAGTCCCTCTGTGTTGGACAAGGATGGAGTGAGTGCTGCAGCCATAGCAGGAGAGATGATTTCCTATCTGGCCACTAAAAACACAAGCCTTTCCCAGCAGCTCTCCACCATCTATGAAGA ATATGGCTACCACATCAGTAAGAACTCCTACTTCATCTGCCATGATCAGGAAGTAATTCGCAGCTTGTTTGAGCGCCTGCGCAACTACACTGGCCAGAAGGACTCGTATCCCAAGGAATGCGGTCgtttctccatctctgctgtCCGAGATTTGACCACTGGCTACGACAGCAACCAACCCGACAACAAAGCC ATTCTTCCCACCTCCAGCTCCAGTCAAATGATCACTTTTACCTTCTCTAATGGAGGGGTAGCCACCATGAGGACCAGTGGCACTGAGCCAAAAATCAAATACTACACTGAGCTATGTGCTGCCCCTGGTAACAG TGATGTGACACGTCTGAAGAAGGAGCTGGACGAGTTGGTTGATGCCATTGTAGAAAACTTCTTCGAGCCACAGAAGAATAAGTTGCTCCCAAAGCCGGAGTAG